In the Pocillopora verrucosa isolate sample1 chromosome 4, ASM3666991v2, whole genome shotgun sequence genome, TCTGGTGTCAGGTAGATGTGCATCTACTTTGGTTGTTGCAGAGCACAACAACAAGTCAGTTGTTCCTATAACTCTGCATGCAATTGCAGCTGCTAGTAAACTTGGTGGTGAGGTATCAGCCCTTGTTGCTGGAACCAGCTGTGGAAAGGTTAGTAGTTGTATGTGAATATATTTGAACTTTTACAGAGAACTACAACTAAATTAAATGTTATCATTACTTCCCTGTGGAATTAAGTGCTATTGCACAGTCAGGCAATTTGTAGacttctttttaacaaacatttgtGTGCACTGGTTGTAGAATCTACAGTACTTCCTGAGTGTGCAGTTTCATTCttacgttttgttttttctatatACTGCATATTACCAGCAATATTTAACTGACTACACTTTGATTTAAGAAGttacttaatttaattttgcttgAATTACAAAACTATGTGACTTGAAAAACTCCATTGCTTACTGAAGTATTTGTACATTTCCACCCTTTTATtagatatcaaaagaaactaTAATTTATGACATATATTACTCACATTTACAGTACTTTCAAACACTATTAACTGAGTAGTAAAAAAATAGCTCATCATTATAGCATTAAATTGAATGATTTCATGCAAATTCTACCAAATTATTGGTGTGTTCTGTTTCCTTTACAGGTGGTTGAAGAGCTGAGTCAAGTGGAGGGATTGAGCAAGATTTTAGTAGCTGAGCATGAAGCATACAAAGGCTTCTTACCTGGTAATTAAGGGAAAATTTTGGCAATGAAAAGCATGGCCATTACCCAAGTCTCAGATTAGAGGGTTCAGTTGGTGCATGGATTGATTTCACCCATTTATTGTCAGGCATTAAGTGTGCCAGAGCACTTTATAGATGTTTAAAATGTGTCTGTCTAAATGTTGATTGAAATCTTCTAGGTTTGTGATTTAAGACTTCTGCACCTTTTATCTTTGTACAGAGGTTTTAGCCCCACTTGTTGTTGGAACTCAAAAACAGTTCAACTTTTCACACATAACTGCTGGTGCAACAGCCATGGGAAAGGTACAGTACATTTTACACTCTTgttgtttcattgaaaaaaagcaagagcCTCTGATTTCACCAGTCTCGAATAAAGTAATCTGAGCAAACATCGAGAGAAGTGGCTCACAGCATCCTTGTTTGAACATGTTTATCCCATAGTCaggtaaaaatttccttttctacCAAGCAAATTTTTTCACagtctttaaatatttttttccagaatgtTCTTCCTCGCGTGGCTGCATTGTTGGATGTGGCTCAATTGCAGGATGTGATAGAGATTCAGTCAGAGGACACGTTTGTGCGAACAATTTATGCAGGTACACGTATGATCAGTTTGGTTTCTAGCTCTAAGACTTACTTTACAGGCACTTTTGCCTTGAAGCATATATTTTGCATGTCAGAAAGTACATGTAAGTATTAGTCTCACTCTTGACTAGTTTGAGATGACATCATGTAAACAGGGGTGCAGTGTGTTTATTAAGTGGCTAAGACAGCCAGTCAGAAGTACATTTTAAGTACATACTCACACTTTAAGATcaatattaaataattttgttagattttttttaagtgactcctacatgtacattgtaaaccatttaatttttgttttcttttttgtgtgtgtgtgtgctaGGCAATGCTGTGTTGACATGCAAAAGCAATGACAGTGTGAAAGTGTTTACTGTCAGAGGAACTGCCTTTGAAGCAGCCAAAGCTTCTGGTGGGGGAGTTGCAAGTGAAAATGGTATTGAGTTACATTTAGGGCCATTTTCATAGAATAGTTTTAATACTGTATTGATAAATATGA is a window encoding:
- the LOC131775895 gene encoding electron transfer flavoprotein subunit alpha, mitochondrial; translated protein: MLRIGTLSRALGRPGSSLRCLVSGRCASTLVVAEHNNKSVVPITLHAIAAASKLGGEVSALVAGTSCGKVVEELSQVEGLSKILVAEHEAYKGFLPEVLAPLVVGTQKQFNFSHITAGATAMGKNVLPRVAALLDVAQLQDVIEIQSEDTFVRTIYAGNAVLTCKSNDSVKVFTVRGTAFEAAKASGGGVASENAPAAETSNDLSSWVGEELNVSDRPELTSAKVVVSGGRGLKNGENFEMLYKLAEKMNAAVGASRAAVDAGYVPNDMQVGQTGKMVAPELYIAVGISGAIQHLAGMKDSKTIVAINKDPEAPIFQVADYGLVADLFKAVPELTDKI